One Natronomonas gomsonensis genomic window, GCGTCCCGCCAAACCTCCTGTACGCCGCTGCGCTCGTCGTCGGCTATCTCGTCTTCCTCGGTATCTACCGGGCGGCAGCGAAAGAGAGCAAGCGACGCGCCCGGACGTACGTCCCGGTCGAGACTCTCGCCCACCGGTTTGCGCCGCCGCTCGTCGCCATTGCGGCCGGTTACCACGTCGCACACTTCCTGGGATACTTCCTCGAGTTGTCCCCGACGCTGGTCGGGACGCTCCCCGCGCCGCTGTCGCCGCCGGAACCGGTCGCGCTCGTCTTGCCGGCGTGGTTCGGCGGCCTCGAACTGTCGTTCGTCATTCTGGGACATCTGTTGGCCATCTGGGTCGCCCACGCCGCAGCGTACGACGTCTTCCCCGGGAAACTGCAGGCCATCCGAAGCCAGTACCCGACCACCGCGGCGATGGTGTGTTACACCATCGTCAGTCTCTGGATAGTCTCCCAACCGTACGCAGTCCCACCGTACGTCTCCTGACCGATGACCGAACACACCAACCCTCGACAGACGCCACCGTCGGACCCGCCCGAGGAGCCAGCCACCTGTTCGTACTGCGGTGAGAAGTTCGTCGACGAGCAGTTGCTCGCGCTCCACCGCGGCATCGAACACGAGTCACGGCTCTCCGAGGCGGAAGCGGACGCCTATCGTGCGGCCCGCGACACCGAACGCGAGGACATCCGGCTGTTCCGACTGAAAGCACTGGCCGCGCTGCTCGCCATCTACTTCGGGTTCATCTTCGTGTACGCGTTCGTCGTGTAGAGTGCGAGCGAGACACCGACGGCCCTTTGTCTCGGCAGTTCTTACATGGAGTATGGAAGCGGAACCAGAGCCGGAATCGGCGCTCTCCGAGCAGTACGCCAAGTCCAGTCCCTGGCCGGTCGTCGTGGCGCTGGGACTCGTCATCAGCGAGATTGGCATCCTGTTCGGACTGTATCCCGTCGCCATCGCGGGGCTCGTCATGTTCGCCGGCAGCGTCTCGGGAATCGTCCACGAAGCGGGCTACGTGGCGAGCCCGTGGCGCCTGCTGTCCGGGTTGGGCGTCGCGCTCGTCGTCGTCGGGCTGGCCTTGGTCTCGACGCAGGTCGACGGCGGCGTGTCGGCGTACGTCGCACAGGCAAGCGTCGAAAACGGCGTCACGCTTCGCGGGTTCACCATCGCAGCGACGGGCGCCATCGTTGCAGTTGCCGGTATCGTCGTCCCCCGCGTCACGAATCAGTAACCTCTTTGTATCCGTGTTCGAATTCACGCCCAATGAGTAACCGCACGTTCGACCGGGAAACGTTGTTGGACCTGTCGGTCAACGTTATCCCCCTCGCGATACTCGCGTTCTTCGTCATCGTGTACGGCGTTATGGGTAATTATCCCGACGACCCGGTCGTTCTCGTCGTCCAGATGTCCATCATCATCGTCACGGGCATCGCCCTGACGCTGTTGACGTACTTCTCTGGGAAGGCCATCGCCGGCTCCGAAGAGGAAGACGAAATACCGCCGGGATACTCCGCCGAGGACGCGGCGGCCGCACCCGACCCCGAGGCAGAATCCACGGCCGAGGACGTATAGCCACGGTCTCGGTTTCGTTTTCGTCCCCGTCCTCGTTGATTTCCGGAGCTACAGGACCGACAGAAGAACCGACGGCAGTGGCGGCGGCAAGCGCAACCTTTCTTTACCAGTAGTCCTACCGCATTCCTAGAGACACATGGCTGCAGAACAGCTTGCGCTGACGGTTCTCATGGGGGTGCTCCTCATCGGGGTGTTCGCCCTCGTCGCCCGCATGGAGAACTGGCGCACGTACACTCCGCTCGCCAGTGGCGAAGCCGCTGGTGCGGCGGGTCACGGACACAAGCCACCGGGACTGACCCGCTGGCTGACCACGGTCGACCACAAAGACATCGGCATCCTCTACGGCACCTACGGCGTCATCGCGTTCATCTGGGGTGGCGTCGCCGTGATGCTCATGCGCATCGAGTTGACGACGCCGGGAACGGCGTTCCTCGAACCCTCGATGTACAACGCGCTGTTGACGAGTCACGGCATCACGATGCTGTTCCTGTTCGGGACGCCCATCATCGCGGCGTTCTCGAACTACTTCGTGCCGCTGCTCATCGGCGCCGACGACATGGCGTTCCCGCGCATCAACGCAATCGCCTTCTGGCTGTTGCCGCCGGGGGCGTTGCTCATCTGGGCTGGGTTCTTCTTCATCCCGTTCGGTGTCGGTATCGGCCCGGCCGAGACCTCCTGGACGATGTACGCGCCGCTGTCCATCGAACAGACCAACCCCGGCGTCGACCTGATGTTGCTCGGGCTCCACCTCACCGGCGTCTCGGCGACGATGGGGGCTATCAACTTCATCGCGACCATCTTCACCGAGCGTGGTGACGACGTGACGTGGGCGAACCTCGACATCTTCTCGTGGACCATCCTCACGCAGTCGGGGCTCATCCTGTTCGCGTTCCCGCTTCTGGGCAGTGCGCTCATCATGCTGCTGCTCGACCGTAACTTCGGGACGACGTTCTTCGCCATCGAAGGCGGCGGCCCAATCCTCTGGCAGCACCTGTTTTGGTTCTTCGGCCACCCCGAGGTGTACATCCTCGTCCTCCCGATGATGGGTATCGTCTCGTGGGTGCTCCCGAAGTTCGCCGGCCGGAAACTGTTCGGCTTCAAGTTCGTCGTCTACTCGACGCTCGCCATCGGTGTCCTCTCGTTCGGCGTGTGGGCTCACCACATGTTCGGCTCGGGAATGGACCCCCGAATCCGTGCGTCGTTCATGGCGACCTCACTGGCTATCGCGATACCATCGGCGGTGAAGACGTTCAACTGGATTACGACGCTGTGGAACGGTGAGGTGCGACTGACCGCACCGATGCTGTTCTGTCTCGGCTTCGTCTCGAACTTCGTGTTGGGCGGCATCACCGGCGTCTTCCTCGCGGCG contains:
- a CDS encoding DUF7541 family protein: MEAEPEPESALSEQYAKSSPWPVVVALGLVISEIGILFGLYPVAIAGLVMFAGSVSGIVHEAGYVASPWRLLSGLGVALVVVGLALVSTQVDGGVSAYVAQASVENGVTLRGFTIAATGAIVAVAGIVVPRVTNQ
- a CDS encoding C2H2-type zinc finger protein, with amino-acid sequence MTEHTNPRQTPPSDPPEEPATCSYCGEKFVDEQLLALHRGIEHESRLSEAEADAYRAARDTEREDIRLFRLKALAALLAIYFGFIFVYAFVV
- the ctaD gene encoding cytochrome c oxidase subunit I; amino-acid sequence: MAAEQLALTVLMGVLLIGVFALVARMENWRTYTPLASGEAAGAAGHGHKPPGLTRWLTTVDHKDIGILYGTYGVIAFIWGGVAVMLMRIELTTPGTAFLEPSMYNALLTSHGITMLFLFGTPIIAAFSNYFVPLLIGADDMAFPRINAIAFWLLPPGALLIWAGFFFIPFGVGIGPAETSWTMYAPLSIEQTNPGVDLMLLGLHLTGVSATMGAINFIATIFTERGDDVTWANLDIFSWTILTQSGLILFAFPLLGSALIMLLLDRNFGTTFFAIEGGGPILWQHLFWFFGHPEVYILVLPMMGIVSWVLPKFAGRKLFGFKFVVYSTLAIGVLSFGVWAHHMFGSGMDPRIRASFMATSLAIAIPSAVKTFNWITTLWNGEVRLTAPMLFCLGFVSNFVLGGITGVFLAAIPVNLLLHETYYVVGHFHYVVMGMIAFAGFGGVYYWFPIVTGKMYQRTLAKWHFWLSMIGVNITFFSMLVLGYLEMPRRYATYEFDPVLAPLAQVQLLHQAATVGAFLIAIGTVIWLWNIVQSWLEGPEVTDPDPWNTKEYGLHGREFAWFEDRLSTEGKLATTDGGEEDVAADGGEDVATDGGSVDE
- a CDS encoding DUF6684 family protein → MSNRTFDRETLLDLSVNVIPLAILAFFVIVYGVMGNYPDDPVVLVVQMSIIIVTGIALTLLTYFSGKAIAGSEEEDEIPPGYSAEDAAAAPDPEAESTAEDV